The following are from one region of the Actinopolyspora halophila DSM 43834 genome:
- a CDS encoding class I SAM-dependent methyltransferase — MGQDEAVYAQGHAESVVRSQYWRSVDNSAAYLDPYLRAGLEVLDIGCGPGTITVDLARRVAPGTVTGVDPAESVLRQARVTASEAEVHNVVFSRGDVFALRAGSNTFDVTHAHQVLLHLSEPVAALREMLRVTRPGGLVAVRDTDYAAATWWPADSRLERWLEIYRAVARANGAEPDAGRRLLAWAYEAGASEVTPSASVWCHATPEERAWWGGMWAERVTDSRIAEQAVEGGHATPEELGEISEAWREWARNPDGWFVLLHGEVLCRV; from the coding sequence ATGGGACAAGACGAGGCGGTATACGCGCAGGGGCACGCGGAGAGCGTGGTCCGCTCGCAGTACTGGCGTTCGGTGGACAACTCGGCCGCCTACCTGGATCCGTACCTGCGAGCTGGTCTCGAAGTGCTCGACATCGGATGCGGACCGGGAACCATCACCGTCGACCTGGCACGTCGCGTCGCCCCCGGCACGGTCACCGGGGTGGACCCGGCCGAGTCGGTGCTGCGGCAGGCGAGGGTGACCGCCTCCGAAGCCGAGGTGCACAACGTCGTCTTCTCCCGGGGAGATGTCTTCGCGCTGCGGGCGGGGTCGAACACCTTCGATGTCACGCACGCCCACCAGGTGCTGCTGCACCTGTCCGAACCGGTGGCCGCGCTGCGCGAGATGCTGCGAGTGACCCGTCCAGGTGGACTCGTCGCCGTGCGGGACACCGACTATGCGGCCGCGACGTGGTGGCCCGCGGACTCCCGTCTGGAGCGGTGGTTGGAGATCTACCGCGCGGTCGCGCGGGCGAACGGGGCCGAACCCGACGCGGGGCGACGACTGTTGGCGTGGGCGTACGAGGCAGGAGCCTCCGAAGTGACCCCGAGCGCCTCGGTCTGGTGCCACGCGACTCCGGAGGAGCGTGCCTGGTGGGGTGGAATGTGGGCCGAACGCGTCACGGACTCGCGGATCGCGGAGCAGGCGGTCGAGGGTGGGCACGCCACTCCGGAGGAACTGGGGGAGATCTCCGAGGCGTGGCGGGAGTGGGCGAGGAATCCGGACGGCTGGTTCGTTCTGCTGCACGGCGAGGTGCTGTGCCGCGTGTGA
- a CDS encoding pyruvate carboxylase: protein MFRKVLVANRGEIAIRAFRAGYELGAKTVAVFPHEDRNSLHRLKADESYEIGDPGHPVRAYLSVEEIIRAARTAGADAIYPGYGFLSENPDLAEACQQAGITFIGPSHEILQLTGNKASAVQAARSAGVPVLESSAPSNDIDELLATATDMTFPVFVKAVAGGGGRGMRRVNELESLREALEAAMREAESAFGDPTVFLEQAVVNPRHIEVQILADSTGNVVHLYERDCSLQRRHQKVIEIAPAPSLDSDLRERICADAVAFAEQIGYANAGTVEFLVDENGNHVFIEMNPRIQVEHTVTEEVTDADLVQSQVRIAAGETLDELGMSQDNIGLRGAALQCRITTEDPANGFRPDTGMISAYRSPGGAGVRLDGGTSFAGTSVSAHFDSMLVKLTCRGRDFGTAVARARRAVAEFRIRGVATNIPFLQAVLDDPDFGAGRITTSFIDERPQLLTARHSADRGTRLLSYLADVTVNRPYGERPATPEPREKLPSADLGTPPPAGSKDRLDRLGPEGFAKWLRESDAVGVTETTFRDAHQSLLATRVRTKDLTAVAPHVARTTPEMLSLECWGGATYDVALRFLAEDPWERLAALRAAVPNICLQMLLRGRNTVGYTPYPTEVTEHFVAEATDTGIDIFRIFDALNDVEQMRPAIEAVRNTGRSVAEVALCYTGDLSDPNEQVYTLDYYLRLAERIVEAGAHVLAIKDMAGLLRPPAAERLVSALRSEFDLPVHLHTHDTPGGQLATYHAAIGAGVDAVDGASASLAGTTSQPALSSIVAATDHTERETGLDLDSVCDLEPYWESVRKVYKPFEAGLAAPTGRVYRHEIPGGQLSNLRTQAVALGLGDKFEEIEAMYAAADRMLGRLVKVTPSSKVVGDLALHLVGAGVDPAEFEAEPHKFDIPDSVIGFLQGELGDPPAGWPEPFRTRALQGRSEGRHLVDLSEEDRKGLVTERRATLNRLLFAKPSKDFAEHRHAYGDTSLLSSKDFFYGLRPGEEYAVDLDQGVRLLIGLEAISEADERGVRTVMAILNGQMRPIQVRDRSVASELPVAEKAERTNPDHVAAPFSGVVTLSASEGDVVESGQTVATIEAMKMEAAITAQRSGTVKRVAIGSVQQVEGGDLIIEIG from the coding sequence ATGTTCCGCAAGGTCCTCGTCGCCAACCGCGGCGAGATCGCGATCCGCGCGTTCCGCGCCGGATACGAACTAGGCGCGAAAACCGTCGCCGTGTTCCCCCACGAGGATCGCAACTCACTGCACCGGCTCAAGGCGGACGAGTCCTACGAGATCGGCGACCCGGGACACCCGGTCCGCGCCTACCTGTCCGTCGAGGAAATCATTCGGGCGGCCAGAACGGCCGGTGCCGATGCGATCTACCCCGGTTACGGCTTTCTCTCCGAGAACCCCGACCTCGCCGAGGCGTGCCAGCAGGCGGGCATCACGTTCATCGGCCCCTCGCACGAGATCCTCCAGCTCACCGGGAACAAGGCCAGCGCCGTCCAGGCCGCCCGCTCCGCGGGAGTGCCGGTGCTGGAGTCCTCGGCTCCGTCCAACGACATCGACGAGCTGTTGGCGACCGCGACGGACATGACCTTCCCCGTGTTCGTCAAAGCCGTGGCCGGGGGAGGCGGTCGCGGTATGCGCAGGGTCAACGAGCTCGAATCCCTGCGCGAGGCCCTCGAAGCGGCGATGCGCGAGGCGGAGTCGGCCTTCGGCGACCCCACGGTGTTCCTGGAACAGGCCGTGGTCAACCCGCGCCACATCGAGGTGCAGATCCTCGCGGACTCGACCGGCAACGTCGTCCACCTCTACGAGCGCGACTGCTCACTGCAGCGCAGGCACCAGAAGGTCATCGAGATCGCGCCCGCTCCGAGCCTGGACTCGGATCTGCGCGAGCGGATCTGCGCGGACGCCGTCGCGTTCGCCGAACAGATCGGCTACGCCAACGCGGGCACCGTGGAGTTCCTCGTCGACGAGAACGGGAACCACGTCTTCATCGAGATGAACCCGCGCATCCAGGTGGAGCACACGGTCACCGAGGAAGTGACCGACGCCGATCTGGTGCAGTCCCAGGTGCGCATCGCGGCGGGGGAAACGCTCGACGAACTCGGCATGTCCCAGGACAACATAGGGCTGCGCGGTGCCGCCCTGCAGTGCCGAATCACCACCGAGGACCCGGCCAACGGTTTCCGGCCGGACACCGGGATGATCAGCGCCTACCGCTCTCCCGGAGGCGCGGGGGTCCGGTTGGACGGGGGGACCTCCTTCGCGGGGACCAGCGTCAGCGCCCACTTCGACTCGATGCTGGTGAAGCTCACCTGCCGCGGGCGTGACTTCGGGACGGCCGTGGCGCGGGCACGGCGTGCCGTGGCCGAGTTCCGCATTCGAGGGGTCGCCACGAACATCCCCTTCCTGCAGGCCGTGCTCGACGATCCCGACTTCGGCGCGGGAAGAATCACCACCTCCTTCATCGACGAGCGCCCGCAGCTGCTGACGGCGCGGCACTCGGCCGACCGGGGAACCCGGTTGCTGAGCTATCTCGCCGATGTGACCGTCAACCGCCCCTACGGGGAGCGCCCCGCGACGCCCGAGCCGCGGGAGAAGTTGCCCTCCGCCGACCTCGGCACTCCGCCACCGGCCGGCTCCAAGGACAGGCTGGACCGGCTGGGCCCGGAAGGGTTCGCGAAGTGGTTGCGCGAATCCGACGCGGTCGGGGTGACCGAAACCACGTTCAGGGACGCGCACCAGTCCCTGCTGGCGACCAGGGTGCGCACCAAGGACCTCACCGCGGTCGCGCCGCACGTGGCCCGCACCACCCCGGAGATGCTGTCCCTGGAGTGCTGGGGCGGGGCGACCTACGACGTGGCGCTGCGCTTCCTGGCCGAGGACCCGTGGGAGCGGCTGGCCGCGCTCCGGGCCGCCGTGCCGAACATCTGCCTGCAGATGTTGCTGCGCGGACGCAACACCGTCGGATACACGCCCTATCCCACCGAGGTGACCGAGCACTTCGTCGCGGAGGCCACCGACACCGGTATCGACATCTTCCGCATCTTCGACGCGCTCAACGACGTCGAACAGATGCGTCCGGCGATCGAGGCCGTCCGGAACACCGGCCGCTCGGTCGCCGAAGTGGCGCTCTGCTACACGGGTGATCTGTCCGATCCGAACGAGCAGGTGTACACGCTGGACTACTACCTGCGTCTGGCGGAACGGATCGTCGAGGCGGGTGCACACGTGCTGGCCATCAAGGACATGGCCGGGCTGTTGCGGCCACCGGCCGCCGAACGGCTCGTCTCAGCCCTGCGGAGCGAGTTCGACCTGCCCGTGCACCTGCACACCCACGACACCCCCGGTGGGCAGCTGGCGACCTACCACGCCGCGATCGGGGCCGGAGTGGACGCGGTGGACGGTGCCTCCGCCTCGCTGGCCGGAACCACCTCGCAGCCCGCGCTCTCCTCGATCGTGGCGGCCACGGACCACACCGAGCGGGAAACCGGGCTCGACCTGGACTCCGTCTGTGACCTGGAGCCCTACTGGGAGTCGGTCCGCAAGGTCTACAAGCCCTTCGAGGCGGGGCTCGCCGCGCCCACCGGGCGCGTCTACCGGCACGAGATCCCAGGGGGGCAGCTGTCCAACCTGCGCACCCAGGCCGTCGCTCTCGGACTCGGCGACAAGTTCGAGGAGATCGAGGCGATGTACGCCGCGGCGGACCGGATGCTGGGGCGGCTGGTCAAGGTGACCCCCTCCTCGAAGGTGGTCGGCGATCTCGCGCTGCACCTGGTGGGGGCGGGCGTGGACCCGGCCGAGTTCGAAGCCGAGCCGCACAAGTTCGACATCCCGGATTCGGTCATCGGCTTCCTGCAGGGCGAGCTCGGTGATCCGCCCGCCGGGTGGCCGGAACCGTTCCGCACTCGTGCGTTGCAGGGGCGTTCCGAGGGAAGGCATCTGGTCGACCTCTCCGAGGAGGATCGCAAGGGGCTGGTCACGGAGCGGCGCGCTACGTTGAACCGCTTGCTGTTCGCCAAACCGAGCAAGGACTTCGCCGAACACCGCCACGCCTACGGCGACACCTCGCTGCTGAGCAGCAAGGACTTCTTCTACGGTCTCCGTCCCGGCGAGGAATACGCGGTGGACCTGGATCAGGGCGTGCGGTTGCTGATCGGGCTGGAGGCCATCAGCGAGGCCGACGAGCGCGGCGTACGCACCGTCATGGCCATCCTGAACGGTCAGATGCGTCCGATCCAGGTTCGGGACAGGTCGGTCGCCTCCGAACTGCCCGTTGCGGAGAAGGCCGAGCGGACGAACCCCGACCACGTGGCGGCCCCCTTCTCCGGAGTGGTCACGCTGTCCGCCTCCGAGGGCGACGTGGTCGAGAGCGGGCAGACGGTCGCCACGATCGAGGCGATGAAGATGGAGGCCGCGATCACCGCACAGCGGAGCGGGACGGTCAAACGCGTGGCGATCGGCTCGGTCCAACAGGTCGAGGGCGGTGACCTGATCATCGAGATCGGCTGA
- the rsmD gene encoding 16S rRNA (guanine(966)-N(2))-methyltransferase RsmD — translation MTRIVAGSAGGRRIEVPQRGTRPVTERVREALFSALEAMTDLSDMRVLDLFSGSGGFGFEALSRGAAHTTFVESDRKAAAVLRRNAAGLGFDSFEVRQAPVRSVLSGAPREPYDLVFADPPFAMDPTELDECWTALVFNQWLSTDGLVIVERFWNTPAPEWPRGLEPLRSKRYGDAAVYWAEHVVRQ, via the coding sequence GTGACCAGAATCGTTGCGGGAAGCGCCGGTGGACGTCGGATCGAGGTTCCGCAGCGCGGGACGAGGCCAGTCACCGAACGGGTGCGGGAGGCCTTGTTCAGCGCGCTCGAGGCGATGACCGATCTGTCCGACATGCGCGTGCTGGATCTGTTCTCCGGGTCCGGCGGTTTCGGCTTCGAAGCCCTGTCCCGGGGGGCGGCGCACACCACGTTCGTCGAGTCGGACCGGAAGGCCGCCGCCGTGCTGCGTCGCAACGCGGCGGGGCTGGGGTTCGATTCCTTCGAAGTGCGCCAGGCGCCGGTGCGTTCGGTGCTGTCCGGGGCACCACGCGAACCCTATGACCTGGTTTTCGCCGATCCGCCCTTCGCGATGGATCCGACTGAGCTGGACGAGTGCTGGACGGCGCTGGTGTTCAACCAGTGGTTGAGCACGGACGGGCTGGTCATAGTCGAGCGGTTCTGGAACACCCCGGCGCCGGAGTGGCCGCGGGGGCTGGAGCCGCTGCGGAGCAAGCGGTACGGCGACGCGGCCGTGTACTGGGCCGAGCACGTCGTGCGGCAGTGA
- the coaD gene encoding pantetheine-phosphate adenylyltransferase, with amino-acid sequence MRRAVCPGSYDPVTNGHLDIIERAAGLFDEVTVAVLVNKSKKSLFDVDERIEMLREVSKPWPNVVVDSWHGLLVDYCKANGIGAIVKGLRAVSDFDYELQMAQMNQRLSGVETLFMSTNPLYSFLASSLVKEVATYGGDVSNLLPPKIERRLLDRLAETAE; translated from the coding sequence ATGAGGCGTGCCGTCTGTCCAGGCTCTTATGATCCGGTCACCAATGGCCATTTGGACATAATCGAGCGAGCTGCCGGTCTGTTCGACGAGGTGACCGTCGCCGTCCTCGTGAACAAGAGCAAGAAGAGCCTGTTCGACGTCGACGAGCGAATCGAGATGCTGCGCGAGGTCAGCAAGCCGTGGCCGAACGTGGTCGTGGATTCCTGGCACGGTCTGCTGGTGGACTACTGCAAGGCGAACGGTATCGGTGCCATCGTCAAGGGACTGCGCGCCGTCAGCGACTTCGACTACGAGTTGCAGATGGCGCAGATGAACCAGCGGCTCTCGGGAGTCGAGACGCTTTTCATGTCGACCAACCCGCTGTACAGCTTCCTGGCCAGTTCCCTGGTCAAGGAGGTGGCCACCTACGGCGGCGACGTCTCCAACCTGCTTCCCCCCAAGATCGAGCGGCGCTTGCTGGACCGGTTGGCCGAAACGGCCGAGTGA
- a CDS encoding GNAT family N-acetyltransferase: MDDVDDEVSFRRATQRDVDTVVSLLADDELGRVREQPGDPAYHAAFAETDADPNQLLVVAERAGEVVGTLQLSLLAGLSHLGTKRAQLEAVRVRSDLRGLGIGKRMCEWAISVARQRGAGQIRLTSDRGREDAHRFYERLGFRVTHVGMKMALD; the protein is encoded by the coding sequence ATGGACGACGTGGACGACGAAGTGAGTTTCCGCCGCGCAACGCAGCGGGACGTGGACACGGTGGTTTCCCTGCTCGCCGACGACGAGCTGGGAAGGGTCCGTGAGCAGCCGGGCGACCCCGCCTACCACGCGGCGTTCGCCGAGACCGACGCCGATCCGAACCAGCTGCTGGTCGTCGCGGAGCGGGCGGGGGAGGTCGTCGGCACCCTGCAACTGAGTCTGCTCGCGGGCCTGTCGCACCTCGGCACCAAACGGGCCCAGCTCGAGGCGGTTCGGGTGCGTTCGGACCTGCGCGGCCTGGGGATCGGAAAACGCATGTGCGAATGGGCGATCTCCGTGGCACGGCAGCGCGGTGCCGGACAGATCCGGCTGACCTCCGACCGCGGCCGCGAAGACGCGCACCGCTTCTACGAGCGACTCGGGTTCAGGGTCACTCATGTGGGCATGAAAATGGCCCTGGACTGA
- a CDS encoding ribonuclease domain-containing protein produces the protein MRKHNVKTPKALLAGLFAVLGLLVPATVASAEPVLSHSAGSSTALPAECGNTSGFEQVALSDLPSEATDTVRLIQQGGPYPYPEDGGVFHNWEGILPDCPEGYYHEYTVDTPGVDHRGARRFVVGSEGEYFYTDDHYESFRLTDINS, from the coding sequence ATGCGCAAACACAATGTGAAAACGCCGAAGGCGTTGCTGGCAGGTCTGTTCGCCGTGCTGGGGCTGCTGGTTCCCGCCACGGTCGCCTCGGCGGAGCCCGTCCTGTCGCACTCGGCGGGGAGTTCGACCGCTCTGCCCGCCGAGTGCGGTAACACCTCCGGTTTCGAACAGGTCGCACTGTCCGATCTTCCCTCCGAAGCAACCGACACCGTGCGGTTGATCCAGCAGGGAGGGCCTTATCCGTATCCGGAGGACGGTGGGGTCTTCCACAACTGGGAAGGCATTCTGCCCGACTGTCCGGAGGGGTACTACCACGAGTACACCGTCGACACCCCGGGAGTCGATCACAGGGGTGCCCGACGCTTCGTGGTCGGCTCCGAGGGCGAGTACTTCTACACCGACGATCACTACGAGAGCTTCCGGCTCACCGACATCAACTCCTGA
- a CDS encoding ion channel — protein MLFRLLQRFVGPRSWATPTVVIVFVFFTSWPLMALFESADSELVRPANYWWWFLVTTSTVGYGDFYPETTGGHTVGVYVIVGGIATLTTLFTHLATKLETARGKRMSGTATLHVSGHVLMLGYHSGRSERILDELLADGRHPVVLAAWDEVDRNPVPDRGIGFVRGDVSTDEVLRRAGVQRARSVLIDAHDDNEALAIAVTVDHVSPELAPVVALRDMSRAEHLRYVNSSIRCVQWHTPQMITEELLDPGITQVYAELVTHGGGEHLLVPAARLARTGDLRRVPGRSGQALRRNGTGRTHPERPVGQPGMGNPATRGQHAVLHRQATGLPGQDRPRDPRGGEGVTTSLRPLPAVGAALPARRNPSSNDPLLRS, from the coding sequence GTGCTGTTCCGCCTGCTGCAGCGCTTCGTCGGCCCCCGTTCGTGGGCCACCCCCACCGTCGTGATCGTTTTCGTGTTCTTCACGAGTTGGCCGTTGATGGCGCTGTTCGAATCCGCCGACAGCGAGCTCGTACGACCGGCCAACTACTGGTGGTGGTTCCTGGTCACCACGTCCACCGTGGGCTACGGGGATTTCTACCCGGAGACGACCGGAGGGCACACCGTCGGCGTGTACGTGATCGTCGGAGGGATCGCGACGTTGACGACCCTGTTCACTCATCTGGCGACGAAACTGGAAACGGCTAGGGGGAAGCGAATGAGCGGAACCGCCACGCTGCACGTGTCCGGACACGTGCTGATGTTGGGATATCACTCGGGTCGCAGTGAACGCATCCTCGATGAACTGCTGGCCGACGGCCGTCACCCGGTCGTGCTCGCCGCCTGGGACGAAGTGGACAGGAATCCCGTGCCGGACCGCGGTATCGGCTTCGTCCGCGGTGACGTCAGCACGGACGAAGTGCTGCGCCGAGCAGGCGTGCAACGGGCCCGTTCGGTCCTCATCGACGCCCACGACGACAACGAGGCACTCGCCATAGCCGTCACCGTCGACCACGTCAGTCCCGAGCTGGCCCCCGTGGTCGCCCTGCGGGACATGAGCAGGGCCGAGCACTTGCGCTACGTGAACAGTTCCATCAGGTGCGTCCAGTGGCACACTCCGCAGATGATCACCGAGGAGCTGCTGGATCCCGGGATCACCCAGGTTTACGCCGAGCTCGTCACCCACGGCGGGGGGGAACACCTACTCGTGCCGGCTGCCCGACTCGCTCGAACGGGCGACCTACGGCGAGTGCCAGGTCGCTCTGGGCAAGCGTTACGGCGCAACGGTACTGGCCGTACGCACCCAGAACGACCTGTTGGTCAGCCCGGAATGGGAAACCCGGCTACCCGCGGGCAGCACGCTGTACTACATCGCCAGGCAACGGGTCTCCCCGGACAGGATCGCCCGCGCGATCCGCGAGGAGGAGAAGGCGTGACCACCTCGCTCCGACCGCTCCCCGCGGTGGGAGCAGCGCTTCCCGCGCGGAGGAACCCGTCGTCGAACGACCCGCTGTTGAGGAGCTGA
- a CDS encoding DivIVA domain-containing protein — MYRVFEALDELVTIVEEARSVPMTSGCVVPRGDVLELLDEVRDSYPSELDDAQDVLDHRDELVNKAKTEADQSLSSARSEADKTSSEARAEAEKMLADARERADEIIAQARSEAEQTINNARREYEEYVARAQSESDRMVQAGRAAYDQSLHEGRSEQARLVSETEVVQQSQHEASRLVEEAKEEAERLRGDCDAYVDSRLADFEELLGRTLRTVGKGRQQLRRPISAPFDYEEWQPSENGAPASEH, encoded by the coding sequence GTGTACCGGGTGTTCGAGGCGCTCGACGAGCTCGTCACGATCGTTGAGGAAGCGCGAAGTGTTCCGATGACCTCTGGATGCGTCGTGCCGCGTGGCGACGTCCTGGAGCTGCTCGACGAGGTGCGAGATTCGTACCCCTCCGAGCTCGACGATGCTCAGGACGTGCTCGATCACCGGGACGAGCTGGTCAACAAGGCCAAGACAGAGGCCGATCAGAGTTTGAGCAGCGCGCGTTCGGAGGCCGACAAGACCTCCTCCGAGGCGCGTGCCGAGGCGGAGAAGATGCTCGCCGACGCGCGGGAGCGCGCCGACGAGATCATCGCGCAGGCCCGTTCCGAGGCCGAGCAGACCATCAACAACGCGCGACGTGAGTACGAGGAGTACGTGGCCAGAGCGCAGTCCGAGTCCGACCGGATGGTTCAGGCGGGACGTGCCGCCTACGACCAGTCGCTCCACGAGGGGCGTTCGGAGCAGGCGCGGTTGGTTTCCGAGACCGAGGTGGTGCAGCAGTCCCAGCACGAGGCCAGTCGTCTGGTCGAAGAGGCCAAGGAGGAGGCGGAGCGTTTGCGCGGTGACTGCGACGCCTACGTCGACTCGCGGTTGGCGGATTTCGAGGAGTTGCTCGGTCGGACGCTGCGTACCGTGGGGAAGGGCAGGCAACAGCTGCGTCGTCCCATCAGCGCGCCGTTCGACTACGAGGAGTGGCAGCCCTCGGAGAACGGTGCACCCGCCAGCGAGCACTGA
- a CDS encoding YceD family protein, with amino-acid sequence MSQKQEVAQPSGDSPWVIDTREFGRSPGSSRSYTLHPPAPAGFGLDMIRVPEGEPLELDLLLEAVVEGVLVSGTVRVNASGECARCLDPVSEEADVEFRELFAYPDSATDSSTDEDEVSRVSGDLIDLEPVVRDTVLTSLPTAPLCSPDCPGLCPGCGAKWVDLDPEHHHETIDPRWAALRERFGGTEEEK; translated from the coding sequence ATGTCTCAGAAACAAGAAGTTGCGCAGCCTTCCGGGGACAGTCCCTGGGTGATCGATACTCGCGAGTTCGGTCGTAGTCCGGGCAGCAGCCGCAGCTACACCCTCCACCCTCCGGCTCCCGCCGGTTTCGGTCTCGATATGATCCGGGTGCCCGAGGGTGAGCCACTCGAACTCGATCTGCTGCTGGAGGCAGTGGTCGAGGGTGTGCTGGTATCCGGTACCGTCAGGGTGAACGCCAGCGGTGAGTGCGCGCGGTGTCTCGACCCGGTTTCCGAGGAAGCCGACGTCGAGTTTCGGGAGTTGTTCGCCTATCCGGACAGCGCTACCGACAGCAGTACCGATGAGGACGAGGTCAGCCGTGTTTCCGGTGATCTGATCGATCTCGAACCGGTGGTTCGGGATACGGTGCTGACGTCGTTGCCCACCGCTCCGCTGTGCTCGCCGGATTGTCCGGGGCTGTGTCCCGGATGCGGTGCGAAGTGGGTCGACCTCGACCCGGAGCACCATCATGAGACGATTGACCCTCGCTGGGCCGCGTTGCGTGAGCGGTTCGGTGGGACCGAGGAGGAGAAGTAG
- the rpmF gene encoding 50S ribosomal protein L32, protein MAVPKHKVSRSNTRTRRSQWKASAPTLVACPNRACSEKKPPHVVCPSCGQYGGRQIVNPA, encoded by the coding sequence GTGGCTGTCCCCAAGCACAAGGTTTCCCGGTCGAACACCCGTACGCGTCGTTCGCAGTGGAAGGCTTCCGCGCCGACACTGGTGGCGTGCCCCAACCGGGCTTGCAGTGAGAAGAAGCCGCCGCACGTGGTCTGCCCCTCTTGCGGCCAGTACGGCGGTCGTCAGATCGTCAACCCTGCCTGA
- the rnc gene encoding ribonuclease III: MGGKQQSRGRTSDRSSLVEALGVDFDAEMLTLALTHRSYAYENGGLEPNERLEFLGDAVLGLVVTDRLYRDHPDLPEGQLAKLRASVVNMHALAGVARELGEGGLGQYLLLGRGEELTGGRDKASILADSLEAVLGAVYLQHGVETARWVIHRLFDSLLTEAPMLGAGLDWKTSLQELTASAGLGVPDYRVEEQGPDHRKEFSAYAVINGEIFGQGDGGTKKDAEQKAAQTAWRTLSEQLNSGSADSEESTSAE; the protein is encoded by the coding sequence GTGGGGGGAAAGCAGCAGTCCCGAGGCCGTACGTCGGACCGGTCCTCGTTGGTTGAGGCTCTCGGCGTCGACTTCGACGCCGAGATGCTCACGCTCGCTCTGACGCACCGCTCGTACGCTTACGAGAACGGTGGCCTCGAGCCCAACGAGCGGCTGGAATTTCTCGGTGATGCCGTGCTCGGGCTGGTCGTGACCGATCGTCTCTACCGGGACCATCCGGACCTGCCGGAAGGGCAACTCGCGAAGCTGCGGGCGAGCGTGGTCAACATGCACGCTCTCGCCGGAGTGGCTCGTGAACTGGGCGAGGGCGGACTCGGCCAGTACTTGTTGCTCGGCCGCGGGGAAGAGCTGACCGGTGGTCGGGACAAGGCCAGCATCCTGGCCGACTCGCTCGAGGCCGTTCTCGGTGCTGTTTATCTGCAGCACGGGGTCGAAACGGCTCGTTGGGTGATCCACCGGCTGTTCGATTCGTTGCTCACCGAGGCTCCGATGCTCGGCGCCGGCCTCGACTGGAAGACGAGTCTGCAGGAACTGACCGCCTCGGCGGGTCTCGGAGTCCCCGACTACCGCGTCGAGGAACAGGGTCCGGACCACCGCAAGGAGTTCAGCGCCTACGCCGTCATCAACGGTGAGATCTTCGGCCAGGGCGACGGCGGTACCAAGAAGGACGCGGAGCAGAAGGCCGCGCAGACGGCTTGGCGGACCCTTTCCGAACAGCTCAACAGTGGTTCCGCCGATTCGGAGGAGTCCACTTCCGCGGAGTGA
- the mutM gene encoding bifunctional DNA-formamidopyrimidine glycosylase/DNA-(apurinic or apyrimidinic site) lyase: MPELPEVEVIRSGLVEYVRGRALSKVEVLHPRAVRKHDRGAEHFTSELSGRAFLDVRRRGKYLWLDLGDARSTDAFRPDGESTRPEQAVLAHLGMSGQLLVQPPSAPDEKHLRVRFVFDDGGPELRFVDQRTFGGLNLTDLLRSGGTLVPEPIGHIAADPMEPAFDRDAAVELIRSRRTGIKRALLDQSLVSGVGNIYADEALWRAGLHWAQSTGKLAREDGSTLLEAVGEVMRDALDAGGTSFDALYVNVNGQSGYFGRSLAVYGRTGSPCSRCGVAIRRDVFMKRSAYSCPGCQPLPAEPHW, from the coding sequence GTGCCCGAACTACCCGAAGTCGAGGTAATCCGCAGCGGTCTGGTCGAGTACGTGCGTGGCCGTGCTCTCTCGAAGGTCGAAGTGCTGCATCCGCGTGCCGTGCGCAAGCACGATCGCGGGGCGGAGCACTTCACGTCCGAGCTGAGTGGGCGTGCGTTCCTGGATGTCCGCAGGCGGGGGAAGTACCTGTGGCTGGACCTGGGGGACGCGCGTTCCACGGATGCCTTCCGCCCCGACGGTGAGTCGACCCGTCCGGAACAGGCGGTGCTCGCGCATCTCGGGATGAGCGGCCAGTTGTTGGTGCAGCCTCCCTCGGCGCCGGACGAGAAACATCTGCGGGTCAGATTCGTGTTCGACGACGGCGGCCCGGAGCTCCGCTTCGTCGATCAGCGTACTTTCGGCGGTTTGAACCTCACCGATCTCCTGAGGTCCGGTGGGACCCTCGTGCCCGAGCCCATCGGGCACATAGCCGCCGACCCCATGGAACCCGCGTTCGACCGGGACGCCGCGGTCGAGCTCATACGCTCCCGCAGGACCGGGATCAAGCGGGCGTTGCTCGACCAGAGCCTGGTTTCCGGGGTCGGCAACATCTACGCGGACGAGGCGCTCTGGCGGGCCGGACTGCACTGGGCGCAGTCCACGGGCAAACTCGCTCGTGAGGACGGGAGCACCCTGCTGGAGGCCGTCGGCGAGGTCATGCGGGATGCCCTCGACGCGGGCGGAACCTCCTTCGACGCGCTCTACGTGAACGTCAACGGGCAGTCCGGCTACTTCGGTCGGTCGTTGGCGGTGTACGGGCGAACCGGATCGCCCTGTTCACGCTGCGGTGTCGCGATTCGCAGGGACGTGTTCATGAAGCGTTCGGCGTACTCCTGTCCCGGCTGCCAGCCCTTGCCCGCCGAACCGCACTGGTGA